From Actinoplanes oblitus, a single genomic window includes:
- a CDS encoding CocE/NonD family hydrolase: MSGLILAVVVLAAPAEAAGTTGFQAVDISGSGGVTLKANWIAPAGPGRHPVIVFPSSWGLNDVEYIAQAKILAGRGYVVVSYTPRGWWFSGGTIDTAGPLDLADLSKVLDWTIANTPADPARIGAAGISYGAGISLLGAGADPRIRAVAALSGWSDLVYSLYSGDTRHQQSAGLLSLAAQLVGKPSPELTRMLGDFSGNRNVEQVKDWGRIRSAGTYLAAINANQPAVLLANGWGDSFFPPNQLVDFFGGLTTPKRLELRPGDHAIAELTGVLGLPNDAWRSLSEWFDHYLAGQSNGVESEPAVQVKPLNAAAESYPDWSALTGTNRRYGLGRIRLLDGTGLLGGAVSGGWSKRLPADKDTVAGGGVVLLTNGASAITGEQPSIWLPFVDRGRAGVWAAERPSAVQHLRGVPKVHLELSGAARTGTLVTYLYDLDALGNAKLITHAPVSWLDATSSVDVDLFATAYDLPAGHSLTLVVDTTDPLYYDENAPGDSITVTGGSYLDVPLG; this comes from the coding sequence TTGAGTGGGTTGATCCTCGCGGTCGTCGTCCTCGCCGCGCCCGCCGAGGCAGCAGGTACCACAGGCTTCCAGGCCGTCGACATATCCGGATCCGGCGGCGTGACGCTCAAGGCCAACTGGATCGCGCCGGCCGGCCCCGGCAGGCACCCGGTGATCGTCTTCCCGTCCAGCTGGGGCCTCAACGACGTGGAGTACATCGCGCAGGCCAAGATCCTGGCCGGCCGGGGCTACGTGGTGGTCTCCTACACCCCGCGCGGCTGGTGGTTCTCCGGCGGCACCATCGACACGGCCGGCCCGCTGGACCTGGCCGACCTGTCGAAGGTCCTGGACTGGACGATCGCCAACACCCCCGCCGACCCGGCCCGGATCGGCGCCGCGGGCATCTCCTACGGCGCCGGGATCAGCCTGCTCGGCGCCGGCGCGGACCCGCGGATCCGGGCGGTGGCCGCCCTCAGCGGCTGGTCCGACCTGGTCTACTCGCTCTACTCCGGCGACACCCGGCACCAGCAGTCCGCCGGGCTGCTGTCGCTGGCCGCGCAGCTGGTCGGCAAGCCCAGCCCGGAGCTGACCCGGATGCTCGGCGACTTCTCCGGCAACCGCAACGTCGAGCAGGTCAAGGACTGGGGCCGGATCCGCTCGGCGGGCACCTACCTGGCCGCCATCAACGCGAACCAGCCGGCCGTGCTGCTGGCCAACGGCTGGGGCGACTCGTTCTTCCCGCCGAACCAGCTGGTCGACTTCTTCGGCGGGCTGACCACGCCGAAACGTCTCGAACTGCGACCCGGCGACCACGCCATCGCCGAGCTCACCGGCGTGCTCGGCCTGCCCAACGACGCCTGGCGCAGCCTGTCCGAGTGGTTCGACCACTACCTGGCCGGCCAGTCCAACGGCGTCGAGTCCGAGCCGGCAGTGCAGGTCAAGCCGCTGAACGCCGCCGCCGAGTCGTATCCGGACTGGTCCGCGCTGACCGGCACCAACCGCCGTTACGGGCTCGGCCGGATCCGCCTGCTGGACGGCACCGGCCTGCTCGGCGGGGCGGTCTCCGGCGGCTGGTCCAAGCGGCTGCCCGCCGACAAGGACACCGTGGCCGGCGGCGGCGTGGTGCTGCTGACCAACGGCGCGTCGGCGATCACCGGGGAGCAGCCGAGCATCTGGCTGCCGTTCGTCGACCGCGGCCGGGCCGGCGTCTGGGCCGCCGAGCGCCCGTCGGCCGTCCAGCACCTGCGCGGCGTACCGAAGGTGCACCTGGAGCTGTCCGGGGCCGCCCGCACCGGCACCCTGGTCACCTACCTGTACGACCTGGACGCCCTCGGCAACGCCAAGCTGATCACCCACGCCCCGGTCAGCTGGCTCGACGCGACGAGCAGCGTCGACGTGGACCTGTTCGCCACCGCGTACGACCTGCCGGCCGGGCACTCGCTCACGCTGGTGGTGGACACCACCGACCCGCTGTACTACGACGAGAACGCACCCGGCGACTCGATCACCGTCACCGGCGGTTCCTACCTGGACGTGCCACTGGGCTGA
- a CDS encoding TetR/AcrR family transcriptional regulator, producing the protein MLYGTPTARRRDAQRNRAAIVVAASEVLTEADPVSLMPEIARRAGVGQATLYRHFPDRHALTVAVLDHQLDRLEQSAAELAGHAEHFRHLLRSVLHTQIAMRGLVVLIRRLDSATQNRYLQRALTALGGPLRRAREHGHVRTDLVPDDLILLFTMVQGVAEATPDAAAARAAADRAVDLMLDGVCRAAPG; encoded by the coding sequence ATGCTCTACGGAACCCCGACGGCGCGTCGCCGCGACGCTCAGCGCAACCGTGCGGCCATCGTCGTGGCGGCCAGCGAGGTGCTCACCGAGGCCGACCCGGTCTCCCTGATGCCGGAGATCGCCCGGCGCGCCGGTGTCGGCCAGGCCACGCTCTACCGGCACTTCCCGGACCGGCACGCGCTCACCGTCGCGGTCCTGGACCACCAGCTCGACCGGCTCGAGCAGTCCGCCGCCGAGCTGGCCGGGCACGCCGAGCACTTCCGTCACCTGCTGCGCTCGGTGCTGCACACCCAGATCGCCATGCGCGGGCTGGTGGTGCTGATCCGGCGGCTGGACAGTGCCACCCAGAACCGCTATCTGCAGCGCGCGCTGACCGCCCTGGGCGGCCCGCTGCGCCGGGCCCGTGAGCACGGGCACGTCCGCACCGACCTGGTGCCGGACGATCTGATCCTATTGTTCACCATGGTCCAGGGCGTGGCCGAGGCCACCCCGGACGCGGCCGCCGCCCGGGCCGCCGCCGACCGCGCGGTGGACCTGATGCTCGACGGCGTCTGCCGCGCCGCGCCCGGCTGA
- a CDS encoding DUF2278 family protein: MPIKRYGVLRAAVVDRKIETTDTPHYQIHLRAAGVDYRAAVNVRSQQSPPELLYLAVDAFAHPVLDLLRTLPDGFTELESHPGGPALDYIRGNLFQRQDMRPVPTAEPGPENDLGDFIDHYVRRALDDPEARAYLFGQAWGPEPKADKVFHFSPGNGVHDIHMNQGNEGRFSGDDGVYQDGGLLLSFGDAWVAIFLAFQSQAWHTDDITGHRLPAVPDPGPAPTPGPGEPDHLARIVAALANPVGPAPEPESVTLLNASPADLDLTGWALLDRAKNRQPLTGVLAAGAALRVAVTAPVTLGNRGGMITVLNADGLKVDGVAYTAEQAAREGWTIVF; the protein is encoded by the coding sequence ATGCCGATCAAACGGTACGGCGTGCTGCGTGCCGCCGTCGTCGATCGAAAGATCGAAACGACTGACACGCCGCATTATCAGATTCATCTGCGCGCGGCCGGCGTCGATTACCGGGCCGCTGTCAACGTGCGCTCCCAGCAGTCCCCGCCCGAGCTGCTCTACCTGGCCGTGGACGCGTTCGCGCACCCGGTGCTGGACCTGCTGCGCACCCTGCCGGACGGGTTCACCGAGCTGGAGAGCCACCCCGGCGGCCCGGCGCTGGACTACATCCGGGGCAACCTGTTCCAGCGGCAGGACATGCGCCCGGTGCCGACCGCCGAGCCCGGCCCGGAGAACGATCTCGGCGATTTCATCGATCATTACGTACGCCGCGCGCTGGACGATCCGGAGGCCCGCGCCTACCTATTCGGGCAAGCCTGGGGACCAGAACCGAAAGCCGACAAGGTTTTCCATTTCTCGCCCGGCAACGGCGTGCACGACATTCACATGAATCAGGGCAACGAGGGTCGATTCTCCGGCGACGACGGCGTCTATCAGGACGGCGGCCTGCTGCTGAGCTTCGGCGACGCGTGGGTGGCGATCTTCCTGGCCTTCCAGTCGCAGGCGTGGCACACCGACGACATCACCGGCCACCGGCTGCCGGCGGTGCCCGACCCCGGCCCGGCCCCGACTCCCGGCCCCGGCGAGCCCGACCACCTGGCGCGGATCGTCGCCGCGCTGGCCAACCCGGTCGGCCCGGCCCCCGAGCCGGAGTCGGTGACGCTGCTCAACGCGTCCCCGGCCGACCTCGACCTGACCGGCTGGGCGCTGCTCGACCGCGCCAAGAACCGGCAGCCCCTGACCGGCGTGCTCGCCGCGGGCGCCGCACTCCGGGTGGCGGTCACCGCCCCGGTGACGCTCGGCAACCGGGGCGGCATGATCACCGTCCTGAACGCCGACGGGCTGAAGGTGGACGGCGTCGCCTACACCGCCGAGCAGGCCGCTCGGGAGGGCTGGACCATCGTCTTCTGA
- a CDS encoding SLC13 family permease: protein MPTIFALVLLGAVLGFAVARPRGLPEAAAAIPAALLCVVSGLVTPSAAGHQVTELLPTVLFLAAVLVLAYLAERHGVFGYAGAVVARFGRGRPRRLLTAVFATAAVTTAILSLDATVVLLTPVVLTVAARAGVAPRPHVYACTHLANSASLLLPVSNLTNLLAFAASGLSFAGFAALMAVPWLVVIAAEYLVFRLFFRGDLVGRAAEPDPPGPAPRYALVVLAATLAGFAGAQPLGVEPAWVAAAGAVALAVPLVRRGEERLGTLLDEANPLFCAFVLALGVVVLAVRSHGLGDRIDALVPGHADLLGLLAVAGLAALLANVLNNLPATLVLLPAAAHSPGLLLAVLIGVNVGPNLTYVGSLATLLWRRILHARDAAPRTAEFLLLGLATVPLCLVAAVLALWAGLRVGGVA, encoded by the coding sequence GCGCGGCCTGCCCGAGGCGGCCGCCGCGATCCCGGCCGCCCTGCTCTGCGTCGTGTCCGGCCTGGTCACGCCGTCGGCGGCCGGCCACCAGGTGACCGAGCTGCTGCCCACCGTGCTGTTCCTCGCCGCCGTGCTGGTGCTGGCCTACCTGGCCGAGCGGCACGGGGTGTTCGGGTACGCCGGGGCGGTCGTCGCCCGGTTCGGCCGGGGCCGCCCGCGACGGCTGCTCACCGCCGTCTTCGCGACAGCCGCGGTGACCACCGCGATCCTCAGCCTGGACGCCACCGTCGTGCTGCTCACCCCGGTGGTGCTGACCGTTGCCGCCCGCGCCGGGGTGGCGCCCCGGCCGCACGTCTACGCCTGCACCCACCTGGCGAACTCGGCCTCGCTGCTGCTGCCGGTGTCGAACCTGACCAACCTGCTGGCGTTCGCGGCCAGCGGGCTGAGCTTCGCCGGGTTCGCCGCGCTGATGGCGGTCCCGTGGCTGGTGGTGATCGCCGCCGAGTACCTGGTCTTCCGGCTCTTCTTCCGCGGCGACCTGGTCGGCCGGGCGGCGGAACCGGACCCGCCCGGCCCGGCCCCGCGCTACGCCCTGGTGGTGCTGGCCGCGACGCTGGCCGGGTTCGCCGGCGCGCAGCCGTTGGGCGTGGAGCCGGCCTGGGTGGCGGCGGCCGGCGCGGTCGCCCTGGCGGTGCCGCTGGTGCGGCGCGGCGAGGAGCGGCTCGGCACCCTGCTCGACGAGGCGAACCCGCTGTTCTGCGCGTTCGTGCTGGCGCTCGGCGTGGTGGTGCTCGCGGTCCGGTCGCACGGGCTCGGCGACCGGATCGACGCCCTGGTGCCGGGGCACGCCGACCTGCTCGGGCTGCTGGCCGTGGCCGGGCTGGCGGCGCTGCTGGCCAACGTGCTGAACAACCTGCCGGCCACCCTGGTGCTGCTGCCGGCCGCCGCGCACTCGCCGGGGCTGCTGCTGGCGGTGCTGATCGGGGTGAACGTGGGACCGAACCTGACCTATGTGGGGTCGCTCGCCACGCTGCTGTGGCGGCGGATCCTGCACGCCCGGGACGCGGCGCCGCGTACCGCCGAATTCCTCCTGCTGGGCCTGGCAACCGTCCCGTTGTGCCTGGTCGCGGCCGTGCTGGCGCTCTGGGCCGGTTTGCGGGTGGGCGGCGTCGCCTAG